TCGAAACAAACCCTCTTTTCTTCCGGTCATCCAAGGGGATCCTCTTGCTGTTTGCACTTCTTTCTTGCTCAATTTGGTTGGTTTGCAATTGCTTATCCAAActcctaattatatatatataatttttaggtTTGATATATTGACAGTGAACGtctcattaaaaaaatattaatgcaGGTGAGATTTGGAAAACCATTAAAAAATACGAGTAATACCAACATTTTCGAGCAGTCGGGGAAGTTGTATTCCATTACAGAAAATGACTTGCCTCAAGAGATTTGACATCTTAACACTAGAAGCTTTAGACGATTGGGATGTCAATGGAGCATGGAACCGATCATTTACTGCCCATCCGAAGGTAAATCAAATATGTTATTATTGATAAAGATTTTACTCAATAGCAATTAACTTCATTTTATATATGACAGAGAGTTCCAGGTACTGGGGAGCTGGTTACTATGGGAATTGCAGTAACTAAACCTTTTGTTGAAGTGGGAGTAATTTCAGGTTAGTTCTACTGCATAGAGAACAAATTCGGGGGTTGGAACCTAGTGATTATGTCAATTCTGAAgcttgtaattttaatttttcagctGATGGGAAGGAATTATTCACAAGTTGGAACTCGATAGATGCCCACTTTGCCATGAGATTGGAGTTACAAATAGGTAAAGTTAGTGTTCTTGCATGTGTGTGGTACGTTGAAAAATCAGCAGCtacataatcaaaataatttacttACCTGGGGTTTTGTTTTGCAGATATATTGTCTTCATCATGGATTGCCCACTAACTATTGATGTAAACAGATTTATTCGTGGTGGCCAGTGAGTTAtagtcttcatttttcttttacttaatcagaacatttgtttttttttgagtTAACAAGAAATGTTTATTTAggttaataaaatatgaaagtgaAGGAAATGCAAGAATTGGCATAATGCCTCGCTATGGAGATGCTGATTCAATTCAGTGGTTTAAAGTGAAACCAAATTGCACTTTTCACGTAATCAATTGCTTTGAGGATGGTGATGAGGTAATAATCAGTTAAATTATCTACAACATGATTCATGTACCATGAATTTTGAgagaactatatatatatatatctgttgtGAATAGGTTGGTGTATGGGGGTGTAGAGCTCTTGCATCAGTCGTACCAGGACCTGATCAGGGTTCAAAAAAGTTAGAGTGGTTTCCAACAAAATTTAAGCCTGCCCCTGGTAAACCAATTGAAGATGCCATTTTAGAAGACCACTTATTGTTTCCTCGTCCCTATGAACGGAGACTAAACGTGCAAACCGGGGATGTGAAGGAGAGAAACCTGACAGGGCCTAATCATTTCCCCATGGATTTTCCCATGATCAATGGAGCTTTTACAGGTTTGAGAAACAAATATGGTTACACCCAAGTAGGTCACTGCGACTCAAGCCCTGCCCCAGGTAGTAGAAAAAAATTAGCCCCCATCATTTTTTCATACGTTAAAGATAACATGATGTCTTTTTCATCTGGTTATTTCAGGCATGGAGAGATTTGGAGGCCTTGCCAAGGTCAACTTTGAAGAGGAAAATAATGAAGTATCAATTAAAGTAGAATATCACATTTTTGAGAAGAACACGTACTGTAGTGGAGCTGCCTTTGACCCTAAAGAAGGAggtgttgaagaagatgatggcTGGATTATCACGTTTGTTCATCACAAAGACACTAGTATATCTGAAGTAAGTCAAACAAGTTCTTTTGGTTTTTGATGATTCAGAATAAGAGGGGTTAATCTGACATGTATTTTGCTTGAATTCCTTGGACAATATACAGGCTTATATAATTGACACCAAGAACTTCCTCAACGAGCCAGTTACTAAAATTACACTCCCATTCAGAGTCCCGTATGGTTTTCACGGGGCATTTATGCCAATCCAACTGCAGATCACTGATTCCTCAAATCTGATGAAACTTCCATAGCTTTCGAAGTATCTATTCGATCAGAAACTCAACTGTTGGATTCAACATGGAACATTCCAATGACCTCCCTCAGCTTAGTATTTGGggaataatcatatatatatatatgcaatttcaACATGATTAC
The genomic region above belongs to Gossypium hirsutum isolate 1008001.06 chromosome D05, Gossypium_hirsutum_v2.1, whole genome shotgun sequence and contains:
- the LOC121203503 gene encoding carotenoid 9,10(9',10')-cleavage dioxygenase, which encodes MDCPLTIDVNRFIRGGQLIKYESEGNARIGIMPRYGDADSIQWFKVKPNCTFHVINCFEDGDEVGVWGCRALASVVPGPDQGSKKLEWFPTKFKPAPGKPIEDAILEDHLLFPRPYERRLNVQTGDVKERNLTGPNHFPMDFPMINGAFTGLRNKYGYTQVGHCDSSPAPGMERFGGLAKVNFEEENNEVSIKVEYHIFEKNTYCSGAAFDPKEGGVEEDDGWIITFVHHKDTSISEAYIIDTKNFLNEPVTKITLPFRVPYGFHGAFMPIQLQITDSSNLMKLP